The Cryptococcus neoformans var. neoformans B-3501A chromosome 4, whole genome shotgun sequence genome has a window encoding:
- a CDS encoding hypothetical protein (HMMPfam hit to 2OG-FeII_Oxy, 2OG-Fe(II) oxygenase superfamily, score: 84.1, E(): 3.6e-22): MSVPCISLHDFDERRDEVIKELMDASMNVGFFTLCNHGISPEDVQAAFDLSRRFFALPDEIKIKTPLNGRNAGWEKNTQVRPSTGTADQKESMQLQFARMEGLWPSDEDVPGFRTRAEKFMNQIQALSIKVMECFADGLGLPHDIFTENTVERGENDCQNVLRLLHYHSIEDKQFGPNFWRAGAHADFDILTMLFQRDGEGGLEVCPGRKVVGDFGMGQTWIPVEARQDRIVCNIGDQLMRWSDDQLKSTYHRVRLPEGNESKGPRYSIAFFNQSRINTVIQGPQKKYPPITGGKFIAEAMAKNRMQSADIARRVALETGENFATEVHFVPKHLQVVA, encoded by the exons ATGTCTGTCCCTTGTATCAGCCTTCATGATTTTGATGAGAGGCGAGATGAGGTCATCAAAGAGCTCATGGACGCTTCTATGAATGTCGGTTTCTT TACCCTCTGCAACCACGGCATCTCTCCAGAGGACGTCCAAGCCGCTTTCGACCTCTCCCGCAGATTCTTTGCCCTCCCCGACGAAATCAAAATTAAAACCCCGCTTAACGGCAGGAACGCtggatgggagaagaacaCCCAAGTTCGACCATCGACTGGTACTGCCGACCAGAAAGAATCTATGCAGCTGCAGTTTGCGAGGATGGAGGGGCTCTGGCCaagtgatgaggatgttcCCGGGTTCAGGACTAGGGCTGAGAAGTTTATGAATCAGATTCAAGC TCTCTCTATCAAGGTAATGGAATGTTTTGCCGACGGTCTCGGTCTTCCCCATGATATTTTCACAGAAAATACCGTCGAACGCGGCGAGAACGACTGCCAAAACGTCCTTCGTCTTTTGCACTACCACTCTATCGAAGACAAGCAGTTTGGTCCCAACTTCTGGCGAGCGGGTGCCCATGCCGACTTTGACATTCTCACCATG CTCTTCCAGCGCGACGGCGAAGGTGGCCTCGAAGTTTGCCCCGGCCGAAAAGTCGTAGGTGACTTCGGTATGGGCCAAACTTGGATCCCCGTTGAGGCTCGACAAGATAGGATTGTGTGTAACATTGGAGATCAACTTATGAGGTGGAGCGATGATCAATTGAAGTCAACTTATCACCGTGTGAGGTTGCCGGAGGGTAATGAGAGTAAGGGCCCTAG GTATTCTATTGCATTCTTCAACCAAAGCAGGATCAACACCGTTATCCAAGGCCCTCAAAAGAAATATCCCCCAATC ACCGGCGGCAAATTCATTGCAGAAGCCATGGCTAAAAATCGTATGCAATCCGCTGACATTGCTCGTCGAGTCGCGTTGGAAACTGGCGAAAACTTTGCGACAGAGGTGCATTTCGTCCCCAAACACCTGCAGGTTGTTGCTTAA
- a CDS encoding hypothetical protein (HMMPfam hit to dCMP_cyt_deam, Cytidine and deoxycytidylate deaminase zinc-binding region, score: 53.7, E(): 4.9e-13), whose translation MKLLSLLLATTVLAYQVEIHPEYQQGLAINDVPAERRLHWMRVANEAVYADGHPCPQAPFGTAIVNTTSDELVCVTSNKVGITGNPAMHGEISAITYCTEVLTAKGWTSQEILAGWKDFSLYTNGEPCPMCASAIRWAGFKEVIYGTSIRTIAENGRNQIYIPSSMVWEKSYSLGHATLIYRMLPTGVSRQEDQRVLTRGQLGTGRGQGWKRFGRQAKQGARDST comes from the exons ATGAAactcctttccctcctccttgcgACAACTGTGCTCGCCTATCAAGTTGAGATTCACCCCGAGTACCAGCAAGGTCTCGCGATCAACGATGTACCCGCTGAACGCCGATTGCATTGGATGAGAGTTGCCAACGAAGCTGTTTATGCGGATGGACATCCATGCCCGCAAGCACCATTTGGGACTGCTATCGTCAATACCACGTCGGACGAATTGGTGTGTGTTACTTCGAACAAGGTCGGGATAACGGGAA ACCCAGCAATGCATGGAGAAATTTCTGCGATTACATACTGTACTGAAGTGTTGACGGCTAAGGGCTGGACGTCCCAAGAGATTTTGGCAGGGTGGAAAGATTTCAGTCTCTATACCAATGGAGAGCC CTGTCCGATGTGCGCATCTGCTATTCGATGGGCTGGTTTCAAGGAGGTCATCTATGGTACAAGTATCCGTACCATTGCTGAAA ACGGTAGAAACCAAATTTacattccttcttcaatggTCTGGGAAAAAAGTTATTCTCTTGGACATGCCACTTTAAT CTACCGGATGCTACCGACAGGCGTTTCCAGGCAGGAGGATCAAAGGGTGCTTACCCGTGGACAACTGGGAACAGGTCGTGGCCAAGGCTGGAAAAGGTTTGGCCGTCAAGCAAAGCAAGGTGCAAGAGATTCGACATGA
- a CDS encoding hypothetical protein (HMMPfam hit to Xan_ur_permease, Permease family, score: 309.8, E(): 4e-90), which produces MSTNLESETSFDKANNTTGVRVLPIFEGEPALGHVPTSRRNKFKSVMKSLVTKDGWLGNYDYGALMIPYIPYITKKQNKELPFYGVNERLPHLLLFLLGLQHALAMVGGLVTPPLLLAGPAGANLGTEAQLYLVSACLIWCGIGTCIQVSRVKIWKTNYYFGTGLISVTGTSFAFANVALSWLSQAYADGTCSYAEDGVTKLPCPDEFGAILGTATLTGIFAIGLAFVPPKAIRKAFPPLITGTMLMFIGAALVSSGVNNWAGGSGTTCASDHTVKCVAGTREEYWGSASFIGLGFSCFAVIVLCELFGSAFMKSASVFFGLIVGMVIAAATGYFDKGTITSAPAGNFLWVHTFKLSLRGQLVLPMIAAWAVIIAETIGNVTASSDVSRLEISGEGFMSRVQGGMLADSIMATIAGLATVPPLTTFSQNSGVIALTRNASRSSGYMCAFILFLMGIIGKFGAIFCAAPSSVIGGFTTFLFGAVTTSGVRVLAYCKWTRRDRFIATVGIALGMASLCVPDWFSYFFTYTGSNDGKRGLLQAIVLIVEEPYLISALVMIFLNLCIADEFPEEGSSSTEEQKREWNEPIPLAGGPSGILHHTTSSLSVEREREAEGVELRD; this is translated from the exons ATGTCGACTAATCTCGAATCGGAAACCTCTTTCGACAAGGCCAACAACACCACCGGAGTTCGGGTCCTTCCCATATTTGAAGGTGAACCAGCCCTTGGCCACGTTCCAACCTCAAGGAGAAACAAGTTCAAATCGGTCATGAAGTCTTTGGTTACCAAAGATGGATGGTTAGGCAACTAT GATTATGGGGCTCTCATGATCCCTTACATTCCCTATATCACCAAGAAGCAGAACAAGGAACTGCCATTCTACGGCGTTAACGAGAGacttccccatctcctcttatTCCTCTTGGGTCTTCAACA TGCTCTTGCCATGGTTGGTGGTCTCGTTACcccccctcttcttctcgccgGTCCTGCGGGTGCCAACCTCGGTACCGAGGCTCAGCTCTACCTCGTCTCTGCTTGTCTTATCTGGTGTGGTATCGGTACATGTATCCAGGTCAGCCGTGTCAAAATTTGGAAAACCAATTACTACTTTGGAACTGGTTTGATCTCTGTTACT GGTActtcttttgcctttgccaACGTCGCTCTCTCCTGGTTGTCTCAAGCA TACGCCGATGGTACTTGCTCTTATGCTGAAGATGGTGTCACCAAACTTCCATGTCCTGACGAGTTTGGAGCCATCCTCGGTACAGCCACTCTCACCGGTATTTTTGCTATCGGTCTCGCCTTTGTCCCTCCCAAGGCTATTCGAAAGGCCTTTCCTCCGCTTATTACAGGTACCATGCTCATGTTTATTGGCGCTGCTCTTGTCTCTTCGGGTGTCAATAACTGGGCTGGTGGCTCCGGTACTACCTGCGCGTCTGACCACACTGTCAAATGTGTGGCTGGTACCAGGGAGGAGTATTGGGGTTCCGCTTCCTTTATCGGTCTTGGTTTCTCTTGTTTCGCCGTCATCGTCCTTTGTGAGCTTTTTGGTTCAGCTTTTATGAAGTCGGCCTCTGTCTTCTTTGGTCTTATCGTCGGTATGGTCATCGCCGCTGCCACTGGTTACTTTGACAAGGGTACTATTACCAGCGCTCCTGCCGGTAATTTCCTTTGGGTTCACACTTTCAAACTGTCTTTGCGCGGTCAACTTGTCTTACCTATGATTGCTGCTTGGGCCGTCATCATTGCTGAGACCATCGGTAATGTCACCGCAAG CTCCGACGTCTCTCGCTTAGAAATTTCGGGTGAAGGCTTTATGTCCCGGGTTCAGGGCGGTATGCTTGCAGACTCTATCATGGCCACCATTGCCGGTCTCGCCACTGTCCCACCTCTTACTACCTTTTCCCAAAACTCTGGTGTCATCGCCCTTACTCGAAATGCTTCTCGTTCTTCCGGTTACATGTGTGCTTTCATCTTATTCTTGATGGGTATCATTGGTAAATTCGGTGCCATATTCTGTGCTGCCCCCAGCTCTGTCATTGGCGGtttcaccaccttcctGTTTGGCGCTGTCACTACCTCTGGTGTCCGAGTCCTGGCCTACTGCAAGTGGACTCGACGAGACCGATTTATTGCTACTGTTGGTATCGCCCTCGGTATGGCGAGCTTGTGTGTGCCCGATTGGTTCAGCTACTTTTTTACTTACACCGGTTCCAATG ACGGTAAGAGGGGTCTGCTCCAAGCCATTGTCCTCATCGTCGAAGAGCCTTACCTCATCTCTGCCTTGGTCATGATCTTTCTCAACCTCTGTATCGCCGACGAGTTCCCTGAGGAAGGATCTTCCTCTACCGAAGAACAGAAACGGGAATGGAACGAACCAATTCCCCTTGCGGGCGGCCCTTCCGGTATTTTGCACCAtaccacttcttctttgtctgtcgagcgggagagggaagcTGAAGGTGTTGAGCTTAGAGATTAG